The following proteins are encoded in a genomic region of Synechococcus sp. ROS8604:
- a CDS encoding PhoH family protein encodes MPEAAATGRFVLDLPHSEAALALAGSAEQTLHQLEALTGASLVMRGLQLEMSGHLVQIERAAAVVELVRPIWQDGQAVSQIDLQSALGALNTGQGADHVAMGDQVLARNQKGNLLRPRTLRQKKYVDAMERHDLTFALGPAGTGKTFLAAVLAVRMLTERKVERLILTRPAVEAGERLGFLPGDLQQKIDPYLRPLYDSLHALLGPEKTTSLLERGVIEVAPLAYMRGRTLAGAFVILDEAQNTTPAQMRMVLTRLGERSRMVVTGDVTQQDLPSGQLSGLVEAAQVMEGVPGVAVCHLTAADVVRHPLVQRVVEAYASFDEQSHPQRGADLSPLEGPE; translated from the coding sequence ATGCCCGAAGCTGCCGCAACAGGTCGCTTCGTCCTTGATCTACCCCATTCTGAAGCCGCTCTTGCGTTAGCAGGATCGGCAGAACAGACTCTGCATCAATTGGAGGCCCTCACCGGTGCATCCCTTGTGATGAGGGGTCTTCAACTTGAAATGTCTGGCCATCTCGTCCAGATTGAACGCGCCGCTGCGGTGGTTGAGTTGGTCCGCCCGATTTGGCAGGACGGCCAGGCGGTGTCTCAGATTGATTTGCAGTCGGCTCTCGGTGCTTTAAACACGGGCCAAGGCGCGGATCACGTCGCGATGGGCGATCAGGTGCTTGCCCGAAACCAAAAGGGCAACCTTCTGCGTCCACGCACTTTGCGTCAGAAGAAGTACGTGGATGCGATGGAGCGCCATGACCTCACCTTTGCGCTCGGTCCAGCTGGCACGGGAAAAACGTTTCTCGCCGCCGTGTTGGCCGTGCGCATGCTCACGGAGCGCAAGGTTGAGCGCTTGATTTTGACTCGGCCAGCGGTTGAGGCTGGTGAGCGTCTTGGCTTTCTTCCTGGCGACTTGCAGCAGAAAATTGACCCCTATCTCAGGCCCCTCTACGACTCCCTGCATGCCCTGCTTGGACCCGAAAAAACCACCTCTCTGCTCGAGAGAGGTGTGATCGAAGTGGCTCCATTGGCTTATATGCGAGGCCGCACCCTCGCCGGCGCGTTTGTGATTCTTGATGAGGCTCAAAACACCACACCGGCCCAGATGCGCATGGTGCTCACGCGTTTAGGTGAGCGCTCACGCATGGTGGTGACAGGTGATGTTACGCAGCAGGATTTACCGTCTGGGCAGTTGAGTGGCTTGGTGGAAGCGGCCCAGGTGATGGAAGGGGTGCCTGGTGTTGCCGTTTGTCATCTCACCGCGGCTGATGTGGTGCGTCACCCGTTGGTGCAACGCGTGGTGGAGGCCTATGCCAGCTTTGATGAACAATCTCACCCACAAAGAGGCGCTGATTTGAGCCCGCTCGAGGGCCCTGAGTAG
- a CDS encoding carbohydrate porin, protein MALIDQRSFDAVCFIPASPGIFLWTGVVAHDPQQLGVGWKALGECIAWMNSDVQQIPVFYAGGWVGKGLFRNCPDDSVVLGFSHASWSPSVPTDQGWESIVQLGYQVAFGDNVTLQPNLQWVFNPSGTGSVPDALVLGMQMSFLF, encoded by the coding sequence TTGGCCTTGATTGATCAAAGGTCATTTGATGCTGTTTGTTTCATCCCGGCCTCGCCCGGGATTTTTTTATGGACCGGTGTCGTTGCCCATGACCCTCAACAACTTGGTGTTGGATGGAAAGCTTTGGGCGAATGCATCGCTTGGATGAATTCCGATGTGCAGCAGATTCCTGTGTTTTATGCCGGTGGTTGGGTTGGGAAAGGATTATTTCGGAATTGCCCCGATGACTCGGTGGTGCTCGGCTTCTCCCATGCCAGCTGGAGTCCATCGGTTCCGACAGATCAGGGCTGGGAATCGATTGTTCAATTGGGGTATCAAGTTGCTTTCGGTGACAACGTGACCCTTCAGCCAAACCTTCAATGGGTGTTCAATCCTTCAGGGACGGGTTCGGTGCCGGATGCTTTGGTGTTGGGAATGCAAATGTCTTTCTTGTTCTGA
- a CDS encoding Bax inhibitor-1 family protein has protein sequence MPASSNFQEAIREAQSSALVGPNVVNKALPYVGGGMVLTAAGVLGGMSTMAAMGPAFNGLSMVAIIPWFILFFVAQNAAKKGNNGTALPLMAAFSLLTGFTLTGLVVQAVAVAGVASIGIAALATGLTFAIASVVGRRMSDSVGQALSAVVGLGLIGLLIAMVGIFVAGFFIPGIFAATNLAIAGFGTVLFVGMAFVDFYTMPRTYSDDQYLAGALGMYLTYINLFIFILRLIIALQGGGRRD, from the coding sequence ATGCCAGCCAGCAGTAATTTTCAAGAGGCCATCCGCGAGGCACAATCCAGTGCTCTTGTTGGCCCCAATGTTGTCAATAAAGCCCTGCCTTATGTAGGCGGTGGCATGGTTCTCACCGCCGCAGGTGTTCTTGGTGGCATGTCCACCATGGCCGCCATGGGGCCAGCCTTTAATGGGCTGTCGATGGTGGCGATTATCCCTTGGTTCATTCTGTTCTTTGTTGCACAGAATGCAGCCAAAAAAGGCAATAACGGCACTGCTTTGCCGTTGATGGCTGCTTTTAGTCTGCTCACGGGCTTCACGCTCACCGGTCTGGTGGTGCAAGCCGTTGCGGTGGCCGGTGTGGCTTCGATTGGCATCGCTGCTCTCGCCACGGGCCTCACCTTTGCGATTGCCTCCGTCGTCGGCCGGCGCATGAGCGACAGCGTTGGTCAAGCGTTGTCGGCAGTGGTGGGTCTTGGCTTGATCGGCCTTTTGATCGCCATGGTTGGCATCTTTGTCGCCGGCTTCTTCATCCCTGGGATCTTTGCAGCCACCAATCTTGCGATTGCAGGATTTGGAACGGTGCTGTTTGTGGGAATGGCCTTTGTGGACTTCTACACCATGCCCCGCACCTACAGCGACGATCAATATCTGGCAGGTGCCTTGGGTATGTATCTCACCTACATCAATCTGTTCATCTTCATCTTGCGCTTGATCATTGCCCTTCAGGGTGGTGGTCGTCGCGACTGA
- a CDS encoding acetolactate decarboxylase gives MAALHLTGRGGRGFWRCPPGKRPDRPRRLWSCTFEQLDGEEILLDGVCWQARADGSLIQAPPEEAIPFWVATHFQAEHQMRVSDIGSIEDLVGRIDPVRPGANLFVAIKIQGLFEQVDMRTVSRVPEGMGLLEASKNQTMVRLEKVSGTLVGFWSPAHTTSLNIPGYHFHFLYDDYGSGGHVLNVKADSLNVELDFQSNLRLALPETKQFLEADLSRDISEELHQAEGVSR, from the coding sequence TTGGCAGCTCTCCACCTCACCGGCCGTGGTGGAAGGGGTTTTTGGCGGTGCCCTCCAGGTAAAAGACCTGATCGACCACGGCGACTTTGGTCTTGCACCTTTGAACAACTCGATGGCGAAGAGATTCTTCTCGATGGCGTCTGTTGGCAGGCGAGGGCCGATGGCAGCCTGATCCAGGCCCCGCCTGAGGAGGCCATTCCTTTTTGGGTGGCGACCCATTTTCAGGCTGAGCATCAGATGCGTGTCTCTGACATCGGCAGCATTGAGGATCTTGTTGGCCGCATCGATCCGGTTCGTCCTGGCGCCAACTTGTTCGTGGCGATCAAAATCCAAGGCTTGTTTGAACAGGTGGACATGCGAACGGTGTCGAGGGTGCCTGAAGGGATGGGCCTGCTCGAGGCTTCCAAAAACCAAACCATGGTCCGCCTGGAAAAGGTGTCTGGAACGCTGGTGGGGTTTTGGAGCCCTGCGCACACCACCAGCTTGAACATCCCTGGCTATCACTTTCATTTTTTATACGACGATTACGGCAGCGGTGGTCATGTCCTGAATGTGAAAGCGGATTCGTTGAACGTTGAACTGGACTTTCAATCGAATCTCCGGTTGGCGCTTCCAGAAACCAAGCAGTTTCTTGAGGCTGATCTTTCGCGAGATATCAGTGAGGAACTTCATCAAGCCGAAGGTGTGAGCCGATGA